The Bubalus kerabau isolate K-KA32 ecotype Philippines breed swamp buffalo chromosome 16, PCC_UOA_SB_1v2, whole genome shotgun sequence genome includes a region encoding these proteins:
- the PISD gene encoding phosphatidylserine decarboxylase proenzyme, mitochondrial isoform X3 produces MCQSEARRGPELRAAKWLHFPQLALRRRLGQLSCMSKPALKLRSWPLTVLYYLLPLGALRPLSRVGWRPVSRVALYKSVPTRLLSRAWGRLNQVELPHWLRRPVYSLYIWTFGVNMKEAAVEDLHHYRNLSEFFRRKLKPQARPVCGLHSVISPSDGKILNFGQVKNCEVEQVKGVTYSLESFLGPRTPSEDLPFPPAAPHSSFRSQLVTREGNELYHCVIYLAPGDYHCFHSPTDWTVSHRRHFPGSLMSVNPGMARWIKELFCHNERVVLTGDWKHGFFSLTAVGATNVGSIRIYFDRDLHTNSPRYSKGSYNDFSFVTHANKEGIPMRKGEHLGEFNLGSTIVLIFEAPKDFNFRLQAGQKIRFGEALGSL; encoded by the exons GTTGCACTTCCCTCAGCTGGCCCTGAGGCGGAGGCTGGGACAGCTGAGCTGCATGTCCAAACCTGCCCTGAAACTGCGCTCCTGGCCCCTGACGGTCCTCTACTACCTCCTGCCCCTCGGCGCCCTCAGGCCCCTCAGCCGGGTGGGATGGAGGCCTGTGAGCAGG GTGGCCTTGTACAAATCGGTGCCAACACGCTTGCTGTCGCGGGCCTGGGGCCGCCTCAACCAAGTGGAGCTGCCGCACTGGCTGCGCAGGCCCGTCTACAGCCTGTACATCTGGACTTTCGGGGTGAACATGAAGGAGGCCGCCGTGGAGGACCTGCACCACTACCGCAACCTCAGCGAGTTCTTCCGGCGCAAGCTGAAGCCGCAGGCCCGGCCCGTGTGCGGCCTGCACAGCGTG ATCAGCCCCTCGGATGGGAAGATCCTCAACTTCGGACAGGTGAAGAACTGTGAGGTGGAGCAGGTGAAGGGGGTCACCTACTCGCTGGAGTCGTTCCTGGGCCCCCGCACGCCCTCAGAGGACCTGCCCTTCCCCCCAG CTGCGCCCCACAGCTCCTTCAGGAGCCAGCTGGTCACACGCGAAGGGAACGAGCTCTACCACTGTGTCATCTACCTGGCCCCCGGGGACTACCACTGCTTCCACTCCCCTACTGACTGGACCGTCTCCCACAGGCGCCACTTCCCAG GCTCCCTGATGTCTGTGAACCCTGGCATGGCCCGCTGGATCAAGGAGCTCTTCTGCCACAACGAGCGGGTGGTCCTGACTGGGGACTGGAAACACGGCTTCTTCTCGCTGACGGCCGTGGGGGCCACCAACGTGGGCTCCATCCGCATCTACTTCGACCGG GACCTGCACACAAACAGCCCCCGGTACAGCAAAGGCTCCTACAACGACTTCAGCTTCGTGACGCATGCCAACAAGGAGGGCATCCCCATGCGCAAAGGCGAGCACCTGGGCGAGTTCAACTTGGGCTCCACCATCGTGCTCATCTTTGAGGCCCCCAAGGACTTCAACTTCAGGCTGCAGGCAGGACAGAAGATCCGATTTGGGGAGGCTCTGGGctccctctga